In Plasmodium falciparum 3D7 genome assembly, chromosome: 13, the following are encoded in one genomic region:
- a CDS encoding translocation protein SEC63, putative: MSQFRDTFTKDSKKEPLLSYDDSAFIFFAGTVLICVLIPCTYVYLKNIIKRIFKNDYYNLKKSKNNSTYRSCTCSLCKQKQEKRNKNTRIWERIGYIKIIQFFLLVLFWGLLYILINQMLNTKPMQTFDPFEILEVSIGATVGEIKKAYRLKSLKYHPDKNPNDTSAAAKFILITKAYQALTDEISKENYEKYGNPDGPGMMKVGIGLPKLLIDEKYQLLILSIFFLIFLVFIPATFIIYYQKQKQYGPNGVKIETLQYLTYTINENSRSKSFPEMLAATAESRDIEMKKDDEQYIKTLMEELIEPKKRTFKIPVITKNYFLILAHMQRRHDLLSEDLKKDLEHILKFSLLITHSMIEISILRDWFLTAQSALTFRRCLIQAFEAKNSSLLQIPHFDENIVRHVHKGKFSVKEVLDFVHQDHENRKGLVDMNPDQILDVKSFCNTIPDIKMTAHIVVEDETHIVKGDVASVYVQIDRSNLKENEAAGYIHAPYFPQPKFEEWWIIATYKNDDRILKYVHVKNCEKIIEEKLQFLVDKVGNLSVSVFALCDSYFGCDQKVDIPFKAYSKTEIKREIFVHPEDIELDNEPTLFQQMLGDINKKRVSSDDEDDDDNEQGKNKNNSNNKVMKTKASADQENYVPEDDANDESDDD; encoded by the coding sequence atgTCACAATTTCGTGATACGTTTACTAAAGATAGTAAAAAAGAGCCATTATTGAGTTATGACGACTCggcatttatttttttcgcAGGAACAGTATTAATTTGTGTATTGATACCATGTACATAtgtgtatttaaaaaatataataaaaagaatatttaagAATGATTATTACAATTTAAAGAAATCGAAGAATAATAGTACTTATCGGTCATGTACATGTTCGTTATGTAAGCAAAAACAAGAGAaacgaaataaaaataccAGAATATGGGAAAGAAtaggatatataaaaataattcaattttttcttttagtCCTATTTTGGGggctattatatatattgataaatcAGATGTTGAATACGAAACCAATGCAGACATTTGATCCGTTTGAAATATTAGAAGTAAGTATAGGAGCAACTGTTGGAGAAATCAAAAAAGCATATCGATTGAAATCTTTAAAATATCATCCTGATAAGAATCCAAATGATACCTCAGCAGCtgcaaaatttatattaattacaaAGGCTTATCAAGCTTTAACTGATGAGATATCAAAAGAGAATTATGAGAAGTATGGTAATCCAGATGGACCTGGTATGATGAAAGTTGGTATAGGGTTACCTAAATTATTGATTGATGAGAAGTatcaattattaatattatcaatattttttttaatatttcttgtATTTATTCCTgctacatttattatatattatcaaaagcAAAAACAATATGGACCTAATGGTGTAAAAATTGAGACATTACAATATTTGACATATACTATTAATGAAAATAGTCGATCTAAATCATTTCCAGAAATGTTAGCAGCAACTGCTGAAAGCAGAGAtatagaaatgaaaaaagacgATGAGcagtatataaaaacattgaTGGAAGAATTAATTGAACCTAAAAAAAGAACATTTAAAATACCtgttattacaaaaaattactttttaatattagcACATATGCAAAGAAGACATGATTTATTATCagaagatttaaaaaaagatttagaacatatattaaaattttctttattaataaCACATAGTATGATAGAAATAAGTATTCTAAGGGATTGGTTTTTAACAGCTCAATCAGCATTAACATTCAGAAGATGTTTAATACAAGCTTTTGAAGCAAAAAATTCGAGCTTATTACAAATACCACATTTTGATGAAAATATTGTTAGACATGTACATAAAGGAAAATTTTCAGTTAAAGAAGTTTTAGATTTTGTACATCAAGATCATGAAAATAGGAAAGGATTAGTTGATATGAATCCAGACCAAATATTAGATGTCAAATCTTTTTGTAATACCATTCCAGATATAAAAATGACTGCACATATTGTAGTAGAAGATGAAACACATATAGTCAAAGGAGATGTTGCTTCAGTTTATGTACAAATCGATAGAtctaatttaaaagaaaatgaagcaGCTGGTTATATACATGCACCCTATTTTCCACAACCAAAATTTGAAGAATGGTGGATTATTGCtacttataaaaatgatgatcgtatattaaaatatgtacatgtTAAAAATTgtgaaaaaattattgaaGAAAAATTACAATTTCTTGTAGATAAAGTAGGAAATCTATCAGTCTCTGTTTTTGCCTTATGTGATTCTTATTTCGGTTGTGATCAAAAAGTAGATATTCCATTTAAAGCATATTCAAAAACAGAAATCAAAAGAGAAATATTTGTACATCCTGAAGATATCGAACTAGATAATGAACCTACATTATTTCAACAAATGCTTGGagatattaacaaaaaaagagTAAGCAGTGACGacgaagatgatgatgataatgaacaaggaaaaaataaaaataattcaaataataaagttATGAAAACAAAAGCATCAGCAGACCAAGAAAATTATGTCCCAGAGGATGATGCAAATGATGAATCGGATGATGATTGA